The nucleotide sequence aataccaacatctagagcttctagatacaccTCCATGctaattttccaataaggaaaatcatctccctcaaagataggaggaggtccatccccataagacatcttgctctaggtagttaagcctaaatacgtgagcacgagactctaataccaattgaaaggatcaagatgcccaagagggggggtgaattgggctaattacaaatttctttgcaataatcaaatcctatggttagcacaattaaccccttgtgcctagaaagtgtttctattgatctaacgcataaaagtttagcaccctaagttccaatcctactctagcatgtcaattctaggaatgtaaaagacaagtattgaattgctcaaagtaaatgcttaaagtaaagagaggagaaggaacgcagcgatgttttgccaaggtatcggagagtcgccactccccactagtcctcattggagcacccgcgcaagggtgtagcttctcttgatccacgcaaggatcaagtgctctctataggttaattatttgacactccatcgcggtgaatcacccacaaccgctcacaacttgagttgggtcacccacaagcttcgtcggatgatcaccaaactaccaatcaccaccaagccatctaggtgatggcgatcaccaagagtaacaagcacgaactctcacttgaccacgacaagcctaatgagaagggtggatgtacactttgctactcttgcttcactaatgagggctctctttgggattctcaaatcttaatcacctcactaggaccttgctcttcttggcactctcaaacatgtttctcagctgttggaatgagcaaaagtacccccacacacgaatggaggtggtatttataacatgggctaaaaaatgaaccgttatgtgcctctacggggtgaccagacgctctggtcatgttgaccggacgcgccgatcagTTTACCCTGAACTCTAgtatttacagtgtgaccggacgctggccaatgtctggtcagcactgaccagacacgtctggtcgagATTTTCCCTTTCTAGAACCTTATtagagtcgaccggacgatggccctcagcgtccggtcacatgacctctcagtgttcggtcgcaccagacaaaaacacctcggtcaaatgaactgaccagaccctgagccagcgtccggtcacaccagagccagtgtccggtcagtatttgaccctccattcactttcaactctcgatcacatgtgagtgaagtttgctccattggatctaaggactattttggagctacctaatgctagttttagcaagtgtgcaccacacctaacccactagacttacctaggtcaagctacccattcataccccccttaatagtatggccaaaggaaaaacaaagtcctaaactactctaagtgtcactccaactccaatcgacacttagaactagtccatccttaaccttgtcgtccatcctttgaaaaccaaaatgatttccatcataggggcatgaccatcatgatagcccaatcaatctccattaccatgacctaacttaattgcctctgcaaaacacacgttagtcacaataatcgtgtattgtcattaatcaccaaaacccaactaggggcctagatgctttcacgccCGACGCttggatccacgagctccatctcgctcgatccctaaactacctcggcagCGTCCGACACATGCGCCCAATGCTAGGAtctgcgagctccgtctcgcctgatccctaaactgcctcggttgCGCCTGACGCGTGCGCCCGAcgtcaggatccacgagctccatcttgcTCGATCCCCAAACTGCCTCGATCCCTAAAACACCtagggggctcgagggctacacccgtgggtgctcaggggctacacccgcgggtgcactcgcacgcacccgctgatgaaacaaaacttcccccgcaggcaacacaaaaaacccctagacgattctacccgaatcgctcggggctacacccgtgggtgctcaggggctacacccgtgggtgcgctcacgtgcaccgaccatcaagacaaaaatctcctaggagattctacccgaatcgcccaggggctcctgccgggtttataaacctagggtccctcatgcaccagcttcccaacaaaaggcttggcccagcagacaacattgCAAATGATGCGCAAatcctgggccagcccaaatacctaaacaacaggccagaagggtgatctaatctctgactggaaggcctggccgaagaggaacggcgcccgctttcgaccccggcccacctctccgatcggagcgctcgcttccgacATCGGCCCACCTCCGGAtgacctctctgaccagaaggcctggccaaacaccgcctCCAACTCCTACCTACATCTCTGACCAAGGATGCACTGAACTCCTGCTTATAgttcttctccgactagcgcaaacagagccgactgggaccaatcgatcggggatgcccgctcagtaaggactaggaaacggaCAGAGAAGAGTaaagcagggcactcaagtcaaccgcaataccaaggaccgtaccctgtacacccaCAAGATAGTACCCTGCAACCTCCTGGCGTGTCAGAACcccagcagtgttgtgggcgccgacattttccctatagtgttgtgggggccatcaactcccataccagacaaacacggtaaggctccccccacatgcctctgggcatcaacagtgttgtgggcgctgacatttaccataccgggcgaacatggtaaaaccccctacaggcctttgggcatcaacagtatggcaggtaccgacgtctgccatactagaagaagatgacacaacctcccacgtgcatctgacattaaacagtattgtgggcgcctaccatcatctcatacccgccggtgtgggcaacaagacttagtagcatacgtacactctttcactctcacttgtaaggccatccccttcatctataaaaggggatgcactctctcccaaaaaGGGGATGGctcagttcacttacattgattcaccctttataactttagacactctaaagttatacaaagcacacgctcgaacacttagcacatagcggagctcccgtcactctcgacccttcagaccagagtccgaccggacctcttgtaccccccatctttctcccttctgtttgtaaccccactgcaaacttcgagcacctgggctcaggaataaagtcaccgaccgactcaaactagacgtaaggcacgttgcttgaaccagtataaacccagcgtcattgagtgctaggccacctccgatcacaacgtatagcaaaactacaaatacttacgtgttggtcactttctgcaccgactgagtgcaagggagagcaagagcctagtcgggtgattgagatttgataatccaagattaaggacctcattagtttatagggagtagcaagtgtgcatccacctttctcattaggcttgtcttggtcaagtgagaatttgtgcttgttactcttggtgatcgccattacctagacggctcggtggtgattgggagcttggtgatcatctggcggaacttgtggatgacccaagtcatgttgtgagtggttgtgggcgattcaccgcgacggagtgttaaagaatcagcccgtagagagcacttgatccttgcacgaatcaagggggagctacacccttgtgcgggtgctccaacaaggactagtggggagtggcgactctctgatacatcAGGAAAACATAGTTGTGTTCCTTTCCTTCTCTTTacattgagcatttacatttgagcaattcatttcatgtcttcacattcctagaattgtcatgctagagtaggattggaacctagggtgcaaaacttttatgcgggagaacaatagaaacacattctaggcacaaggggtgaaatgggctaaatgtagggcttaattattgtaaaagtttagaattagtccaattcacccccccctcttgggcatcttgatcatttcaacCTCGACGTCTGGGCTATTACTGTCGGAGGAGGTGGGCACGACATCTAGCCATGGCCGCATGGAATTCGTTTGCCACAAAAGGGGCGCCGCCGCATGGAGGAAGCCATCGCCATGGCTGACGTCGAGGAGGGCGCTGCTGCTAGGGGCTCGGATGTAGTTGTCGTCACCGAAGAGCATGGAGAGGTGCCGATGCTAGTACTGGTGGAGATGGTGGCGCCATTGGTAGGGGTGAGGGCGCCGCCGCGTTTGTTGTGGGTTGGATCTGGTCCGCGCGCGTTGTAGGGTGGGGGTGCCGCCGATGTCATGGGAGAGAGGACACAGGAACCGCGGCCGCCACCTCGCGCCCTCTGCGAATCCAGGAGCTCATCTCCCCTTCCGCTTCTTTTCCATCCCTCGAGCGAGGTATACATAGGACGGGCGGGTATACGGAGAAGGAAACCGCCATGGGTACACGCGGCCGAGTAAGGCGACATCGGCGGCGCCCCCAACCTGCAGCGCGCGCAGACCAGATCCAGGCAGCAACAAACGCGGCGGCGCCCTCACCCCTACCAGCGGCGCCACCATCTCCACCAGTACTAGCGGCGGCACCTCTCCATGCTCTCCGACGGCGGCAACCGCATCCGAGCCCCTAGCAGCAGCGCCCTCCTCGACGTCAGCGACGGCGACGACTTCCTCCATGCGGCGGCGCCCCTTCCGTGGCAAACGAATTCCATGCCGCCATGGCTAGATGCCGTGCCTACCTCCTCCGACAGCAATAGCCTAGACGTTGAGGTATGGACAGCACCACAAATTTGATGTTTTCTCAAATTAGTTCTTCATCTAGGGTTTTCTGAATTCTGAAATTGTCAAGATTCTTTCAGTCTTTTTAGGTTCTCTCTGTTGGAACGAATTACCTGATATGTTGAAGTTGTGGCTAAAATCTCTGACCAATCGGACTTGATTTGTTTGACTTTTGGTGAAATTTTGGAGCAACTGCATGGAAGCTGTCATGCGCGTACAAGGACGCCGATGGTCGGGTCGTAATTCTAAAGCCACACATTCCTTTGCCCTGTATCCATCTTTTTTCCTCTCCAGATTAGAATTACTAAGCAATTTATTCCAATGTTTCATTATCTGTCCTTTCCCCGGCGTAGTATTCCTTGATAGGCTAATATTTGCGGGTGAATATTTGCAGATAGTGGCATCCAATGTTGGATGCACATGGTCAGAAACTGCTTCATGCTTCAGGTTTGTGTGCTCTCATCCTGTATATACATTAACACATAGAGATTACCATTACTATCCTTCTTAACCGAACTCTAGAGGCACACCTAACAAATAAACTGAGTGGCAATGCACTGCTCACTGCTCATTGCTGAGGGATGAATAGCACTTTTGGTTCACTGAAGGGTATCTAATATGGTCACATCTCATCTGAGTATCTGATCCCATCCTTTCCTTTGCATGCTTCGCATGTGCATAGCTGAAGTATCCTATCGTCCATCATGCGTTTCTTTGAAGTCATTCTTGTCTTCTTTGAAATTTCATAAATTGACAGCCTATCTTAGAAATGCATTGTCCCTGACCAAACAGAAGCAACAAGCAACTCAAAAAAGGGAGAAGGAAGCAACGGTCAAAGTCCTTGACCAAACAGAAGCAACAAGCAACTCAAAATGGGAGAAGGAAGCAACAGtcaaagaggggcaaaaaaggTGGCAAGTATCACTTTTGCCCATTATAATTTATGTTTGTACTTGTTAATCAGgcattgattttttttctcattTGATTCATCAGGAAAAAGAAATGATCGGTGGTATATGGGTTTGATATGAAATTCCTTTATTTCACTTTCTTAGAACGCCAGGGTATGTAATAAACAATATAAGTAACTCTATGTATGCTACCCCTTTTGGGTGAGTTATAAATCTTATTCTATGGCTTGATAACCAAAACACATAGACTTTTAGATGTTTTATTCACATTATCAAAAATCACATTTCATTTTATTTGTGCTGCTTTCAGTATGACTCAAAACAGTGTGTTACTAAGATCAGGTTTATTGTACTATCTGGTGATCTCAAAAAACTTTGTTTTCGAGCAGGTGGAATATACACCTGAAGCATATGTGTATAGCCCATTGCAACATCATAATCTACTTTTGCAAGATCCTTATGAAACACTTAcagcatacctctaaaacatctgaaacatttaaaaTGTACACTTACAACATCTATTGTATCTCGATGCGGCCTCCTCTACCGTCTCCATCGGGACGCCGCAGCCATAGCAGGAGGCGAGGCCGGAGGGCTTCCGCGCCAGGGCCCGACGCTTCTCCTTGCATAGCGGCCTCAGTTGCTAGCTGACGGCGAGCGATCACCACACGTGGGTGCGGCGGTGCCCGCGCCGTCAGGCGAAGCAGGCCGCAGAGCAGAAGCAGCGCGGCGGGGCGGTGGAGCAGGGGAAAGAGCAGTGCGGGGTGACCGTCGACGGCGGAGCGGGCCgtagagcaggagcagcagggcacCCGACGGTGTAGGAGCAGGCGAGGTCACCGTCGACGTGTGGAGCAGGTCTCTCgtctccttcttctcttcttaTCCAACCGGCGCAACGAAAGAGACGGACGTGAATACTGTAATAAAAAACAAGCAGATGCAGAGCAGAGGTTTACTGGGCTGGTACGCAGGATGACGAAGGGGCGTCCGTACATTCGTAGCATTTCGGAAAACAAAACTATAAACAAACGCTAGTGGAAAACGGCATCCTTTGAAAGCCTCTTATACTACTAAGAGTAAGAGGTGAAGCTGCAATATTTAGAGTGAAAGCCTCTTTCAAATTCGCAACGACCTTTTCAGCTTCCTACACATCCAGTATTTACATACAAGGTCAAAAGTTTGATAGTCGCCAAACAAAATAGTTCAAacgttgtcaaaaaaaaaaaattcaaaaatccttgACCTTTGAAACACTCGGTAACCACAAATTCCTTATAATAACTCAAAAACGCATTTGAAAAGCAGCTAGCAGCCTAGCACTATGGGTGATTCACAGTGCCTCCTGGCAAATTTAAATCGGTAACCATAGAAATTTTATTATGGTTGGAAAAAAGAGAACCGTTAGTGAGGAGAGATCGAGTGGCTGGAAAAATAAAGAATTTGAAAAGCAGCTAGCACTATGGGTGATTCTCAGTACCTACTAGCAAAATTTAattcaaagatttttcaaaacaTTTCTCATGGAGATGGAGCCCAGAAAACAGCCACAAACGAACAAATAACCTGAGAGAAAAACCAAAAAATTCAAGAgaaaattccttatttgacactgaaaaaataagtcgttcttttttttttggtcctgatttttttttcattccTTATTTAACCCTCACtttaactttcatccctaatatgACAACGCAGTCAAATCCATCGGCTAACGGTGTTAAGTGGCTGTTAAAAAGATATTTTTGCCCCTAGGTGCATGCAGACGCTGGGCCCTGGGCACATGCATGCAGCGTATCGAGCCGCTGGCTGCTCtctttttttctcaattttgcTAGACACGCCGCATGCAGGCTGgccagaattttttttaattttaacactttttggaaattaattttaaatctaacaccgctggttttttttaaaaaaaaaactaacacttttagccgcgtctattgccctagcgcggccaaatgcatatgacgcgccatgcatggtggcgcggatggcgcggcagagggctgacgtggcggtgaCCAGGAGCGCTAACTGCTGACGGGGCAGAGCCTGCcatgccaccgatcttggcgcggcactgccgcgccctgatccgtggcgcggcagagccgaataaactTGTGCACTGGCTCACTGTAGTACTAGCTACTGTACGCCACTGTAGACACAACCACACATGCATGCATACACCCACGCAGCTAGCTAGCACCAGCAGCGCCACTGCTGCGATTAGTCGACTGCTCTCCACTGTTGCTGCAATTGTGCGCCTCCCATTCTTTCTCTGTCGGTCGAGCGTGGCCAGGCGAAAAGCAAAGTTGGCCAATATGCGGTCGACAGCACACACCCTGCGGTCCCCAGCGCATGCACGCGCTCCTATCCTGCgcggctctccctctctcgcagAGTGCAAGCCACTCTTTCTCACAAAAGTCAAAGGAGCAGCAGCATGCAAAGCGGGCCCCACGGCTATTCCAGGCGCTCTCTCACAAGAAGGAAACGGAGCAGGCAGCACGCGCAGAGGCGTGGGCAGCGATGGATGAGGCGGGACGGCTCGCCTGCCTCTCCCTGTGCGCAAAATCCCTAGTTAAAAAACAGGAAAGCTATACCTTGCGCAAAATCCGTGAGCGACGGACTGGCCTGTGCGCTTGCACGACACTTGGTGTTGGTTCATCAGTAGCCATAAGTCCTCTTGATGTACTACAAGGCACCTGCATGAGCAGTACTTGTCGGTCGTCGATCGTGCGTCCGTCTTGATGGCAGACACGATCCTGTCCTATGGTGTGGGTGTGGCTGATCGGAGTAAACAGATCGATTATTGGTTCGCACAGTACTGTATCTGTAAGTGCAGTAGCATTGCTTCATCACTCACTacctgtagtagtagtagttgctCTGTTTGATTGGCAACGCCTGCTCCTACACACCACACTACAGTAGTCTCCCTTCACTTCACCTTCACCTTTGCAGCATCGGTCATTTTCATTTTCAGCAGCTGTTGAGCAGTAGCATCGTGTTCACCTAGCCCTGTTGTCAAATCATGCAGTAGATGCAGTAGTCAAGGGGCTTAGATAAATTTCATTTTCGACTTCGagacgcctgctgctgctgtcggtGGCGCCAGGAGAGGCGGAggaggcgcctgctgctgctgtcgatTTCATTGCGCTAAGGCGCCTCCTTTCTTGTCACTGCACTGCACTCACCTCCGTCACGTCAGCCTCGCGGCGCTGCGCCAAACAGCTGAAAGCCAGCCCGTCACAAACTGTAGCACTGACCACGCCATCGCATGGCAGTGATGATGCACCAACTGCAGAGAGGTCACGGTCCATCGGTTTGGCGAGAGCTTGCTGGACTAGACGGCCGTGTTCCTGTAGCCTGATCCTAGCTAGCGTTGTTAATTAACAGGGATGATAGCCATGTTCCATCTCTCTAATCACTCTTTGTGATAGGTCTCGTGCTGTGCAGGCGGCTTAATTGTATTACTTAATTCGATTTGACGTGCACTCATAGCTTAATCTAGCTGCTTAATAATTTGTGGCCTGAGAAACTAAAGCACGTTGTtgcggtcggcggcggcggcggcggagttgCCGTTGTTGGACGAGGAGGAGATGCGCTGGCAGGAGCGGCACACGGTGAGGGTGGTGGGCAGGGACATGTGCATGTAGAGGTGCGGCGAGACGAGCTTGAGAGCGTGGAGCTCCTACACCTCCTTGTGTAGCCGCCGGTTCTCCTCCGTCAGCGTCTCGCAGCAGCGCTTCAGGTACTCGCAGTCCACCTccgtctgcttcagcttcgttcTGCACGAGGAGGCCAGGAGGGGCAGAAAAGAGGAAAAAGTGCGCATGCTGATCAGAGGTTCATCAAAATACGCAGCATGCTGGCTATAGAGCGGCTAGCTGTGTGTGAAATTAAAGCTGTGCAACGGCGACATATCGCATGTGCGTTTCGTACCTGGCGCTCCTGTTCTGGAACCACACCTCCACCTGGCGGGGCCGCAGGCCCAGCTGCTACGCCAAGGCTGCCTTCTGCCGCTGCACGCCATTAATCAGCAGCAagtttattcggctctgccgcgccacggatcagggtgcGGCAGTGTCgcgtcaagatcggtggcgcggcaggccctgccctgTCAGCGGTCAACGCTcttggtcgccgccacgtcagccctctgccgtgctaccatgcatggcgcggcacaggcatttggccgcaccagggcaataggcgcggccaaaagtgttagtttaaaaaaaccggcggtgttagatttaaaattaatttctaaaaagtgttaaaattaaaaaaaaatcgttgGCCGctgtttttttctctttttgcTGGTGGCCGGTGTGCAGACGCTGGGATGccgttttttctcttttttcaacATGATACAACAGCATGATTTGTAAGACGTTTATACAACATTTTTTTCAACATTTACACAGCATGATAATGACACATGATATAGCAAGTTCATATGAATAAGGGGGTTAATTCTCTTGTGTTACAAATTAGTTTGCCAAAAGCTAAGTAAAACAAAGAATAAATAAAGGGAGAAAAAAGGGGGTTAATTCTCCTATAATCAGTTTGCAGCTAACCGTGCCTTGATCTGTTTCTCTGGGGCAAAATTTCTTCGTTGTCTTCTGCCTCTCTCTTGCGTCTGTTGTTGTTATTGCTGCTGTTGCTGTCGTTTGTGGGGTTACTGCATTCGTTGCTGTTGTTGTTGCTTTGCTGGTGCTGTTCCTGATAGTGCTCCTGCAAGTGTAAAGCAGAAGGTGAACAACCACTTGCAGTATGAATTTGACTGCTAAATGGCATTCATTTGCATCATGAGTACTCAAAAGCGCAAaaagagcaaaggaactctacATACATGCCTGCAAGGTGATTACCTTCAGCGAGTTGCCTGCGCTTAACATCTGTAGGCCATCATCGTCTGTAAACAAGCAGCAGACCATTGTTATGTCCTCCAACTTCTCGAGAGTGGAGAATGATCTAAGGGATTCATTGCTCACCTGCAAAACAAGAGACAAGAAATTGGAACTCACTTGATTCGCGCACGCGAAATAGCATCTATGTTAGCAAGGGAATAATCTCATAAACTATTAAACTCTAAGAAGAATCTTAATGTTTTTAAGGAAACAGCATCCTACTAGCATTGCCACATTTGTCCCCCATTCTAGTCAGTTCACAGATGATTGAACGCTTCTGAATTCTCGACAGGTCAAGTCACAATCATTTTCAATTGAATCCATCAGAGGCTTCAGACCAATCGTACTACTGACCAAAGAGACTGATACGGATTTTAGGGATGCTACCTTGAGGTAGGAGATGTCAACGCTGCGAAGCTCGGGGCACTTCTTGGCGAGCAGCTCGATGCCAATGTCGGAGATCTCACAGCACCACTTGACGCTGAGCTTCTCCGGCCCGGGGCACCCgacggcgaccttggcgagcccAACGTCGGTGACGCCGAGGCACTTGTCCATGACGAGCTCCCTGAGCCCCGTGGCAGCGGCGAGGGCGGCCATCTCCCTGTCCTCAGCGGTGACGCAGTGGGACAGGCCTCGGCTCACGCGAAGGCGCGGCTGGCGAGGCGGTAGGACTTGCGGTCACGCGGGTCGCGCACGCCCGCCAGTGCGTGCGCGAGCAGGTCCAGCGACAGCGCGTCCACGCCCGCACGGGCGCCGGTGGAGGAGCTACGGGGGTCGTCGTGGCTCATCTCGCGGGGCGACGACGGTCAAGATCTGATCCCGCCGGTCGAGCTGGTTGTGGGGAGCTCGCGCCGGCCGACGGGGCTCGCGCCCGCAGCCTTCGTGCCCCGCCCAGGGGGGCTCGCCGCCGCCTCTGCAACCAGCCCGAGGGCTCGCCACCGCTGCCACGCCCCGCCCGAGGGAGCCACCGGCCGGATCCACATCCTCCCCCGCCGGATCTCCTTCCATCTTGCCGCCGACGGCCGGCCACCGCCAGGATTCAGCCCGCCGCCGGATTG is from Miscanthus floridulus cultivar M001 chromosome 7, ASM1932011v1, whole genome shotgun sequence and encodes:
- the LOC136462759 gene encoding two-component response regulator ORR10-like; its protein translation is MSHDDPRSSSTGARAGVDALSLDLLAHALAGVRDPRDRKSYRLASRAFAEMAALAAATGLRELVMDKCLGVTDVGLAKVAVGCPGPEKLSVKWCCEISDIGIELLAKKCPELRSVDISYLKVSNESLRSFSTLEKLEDITMVCCLFTDDDGLQMLSAGNSLKEHYQEQHQQSNNNSNECSNPTNDSNSSNNNNRRKREAEDNEEILPQRNRSRHG